The DNA region GGCAGCAGATTGTCCCGCTGGCTTGATCGCAGATCCTGAAGAAGGACAGGCCAGCAAAGAAAGAATGAAATACAGTATGACCAATACAGATTACATGATGAAGGGGTATATACAGATGAAAGCAAAACTAATGCTCATGCTGTTGGCAGTGATGCTGGTGGCAGTCGGATGCGGCAAAAAAGAAGAAACACCTGCGGCGGAGGGAAACAAGGAAGGCAGTCAAGCCGGACAAGAAGTGACATTGAAAGTAGCTACTTTGATTCCGCCAATGACGGATGTGCTGGATATTGTGAAGCCATTGCTGAAAGAAGATGGCGTTAAACTGGAAGTTGTGGTACTTTCGGATAACGTTCAACCCAACACTGCACTGGCGAATAAGGAAGTGGATGCGAACTTTTTCCAGCATGTGCCTTATATGAATCAATACAATGAAGCGAATAACGCGAATCTGGTCGCTGTGCAACCGATCTACAATGCCATTTACGGAGCCTATTCCAAAAAGGTTAAGTCTATTGAAGAATTGCCCGAAGGTGCAACGG from Paenibacillus sp. JNUCC-31 includes:
- a CDS encoding MetQ/NlpA family ABC transporter substrate-binding protein, with amino-acid sequence MKAKLMLMLLAVMLVAVGCGKKEETPAAEGNKEGSQAGQEVTLKVATLIPPMTDVLDIVKPLLKEDGVKLEVVVLSDNVQPNTALANKEVDANFFQHVPYMNQYNEANNANLVAVQPIYNAIYGAYSKKVKSIEELPEGATVAIANDPSNIGRSLVMMEQNGLIKLKEGVGFNATQADITENTKNFKFKEVDLLMLARMLDDVDLVAMTPAYASPLGLTPKKDALFTEKDDSHFAITLVAREDNKDSEAIQKLAKRMAGPEVKAFFEEKYADIAIPAFK